The following proteins are co-located in the Streptomyces sp. NBC_01198 genome:
- a CDS encoding AIM24 family protein, which produces MATFRLQSTRVLAVDLAGDAVRAKKGAMVAYDGEMTFKKMTGGGEGLRGLVTRRITGEAMEVMEVKGRGTCWFADRATEINLVGLAGDKLHVEASNLLVTEPSLRTGTTFTGLRGASQGNGLFTTTVEGTGQAAIMSDGPAIVLRVTAGTPLVVDPGAYVAHTGSLRQQLRSSVGLRTLIGEGSGESFQIHFEGEGLVYVQPSERITVGGQI; this is translated from the coding sequence GTGGCGACCTTCCGGCTCCAGAGCACCCGGGTCCTCGCCGTCGACCTGGCCGGCGACGCGGTCAGGGCCAAGAAGGGCGCCATGGTCGCCTACGACGGCGAGATGACGTTCAAGAAGATGACCGGCGGCGGCGAGGGCCTGCGCGGCCTGGTCACCCGGCGGATAACCGGCGAGGCGATGGAGGTGATGGAGGTCAAGGGCCGTGGCACCTGCTGGTTCGCCGACCGCGCCACCGAGATCAACCTGGTGGGGCTGGCCGGGGACAAGCTCCACGTGGAGGCGAGCAACCTGCTGGTCACCGAGCCCTCGCTGCGGACCGGCACCACCTTCACCGGGCTGCGCGGCGCCTCGCAGGGCAACGGCCTGTTCACCACCACCGTGGAGGGCACCGGACAGGCCGCGATCATGTCCGACGGCCCGGCCATCGTGCTGCGGGTGACCGCGGGCACCCCGCTGGTGGTGGACCCCGGCGCCTACGTCGCCCACACCGGCAGCCTGCGCCAGCAACTGCGCTCCTCGGTCGGCCTGCGCACCCTGATCGGGGAGGGGTCGGGCGAGAGCTTCCAGATCCACTTCGAGGGCGAGGGCCTGGTCTACGTCCAGCCCAGCGAGCGGATCACCGTGGGAGGGCAGATCTAG
- a CDS encoding AIM24 family protein — MSHPEGPVVHDPYTLPANDNVNPYAFSVDLDGQWFLQKGKMIAYYGQIDFHAIGHGPLDHLVAANFHSPLHATAWVVAQGRGKMLLADRAYDINSYDLDDGNLTIRSGNLLAFQPGLALKQSIIPGFLTLIGTGKFVAASNGAVYFVEPPIRVDPQALVGWADCPSPCHHYDHAYMRGVLGGIRALTGIGGASGEEHQFEFTGAGQVLLQSTEELMAATDTGGVPGTAGPGVPGVPGGR, encoded by the coding sequence GTGAGCCACCCCGAAGGCCCGGTCGTCCACGACCCGTACACGCTGCCCGCCAACGACAACGTCAACCCGTACGCCTTCAGCGTCGACCTCGACGGCCAGTGGTTCCTGCAGAAGGGGAAGATGATCGCCTACTACGGGCAGATCGACTTCCACGCCATCGGGCACGGCCCGCTGGACCACCTCGTCGCCGCGAACTTCCACTCCCCGCTGCACGCCACCGCCTGGGTCGTCGCGCAGGGCCGCGGCAAGATGCTGCTCGCCGACCGGGCGTACGACATCAACTCCTACGACCTCGACGACGGCAACCTCACCATCCGCTCCGGCAACCTGCTGGCCTTCCAACCGGGCCTGGCGCTCAAGCAGTCCATCATCCCGGGCTTCCTCACCCTGATCGGCACCGGCAAGTTCGTCGCCGCCTCAAACGGCGCGGTGTACTTCGTGGAGCCGCCGATCCGGGTCGACCCGCAGGCCCTCGTCGGCTGGGCCGACTGCCCGAGCCCCTGCCACCACTACGACCACGCGTACATGCGCGGCGTCCTCGGCGGCATCAGGGCGCTGACCGGTATCGGCGGCGCGTCGGGCGAGGAGCACCAGTTCGAGTTCACCGGCGCCGGGCAGGTCCTGCTGCAGTCCACCGAGGAGTTGATGGCCGCGACCGACACCGGCGGCGTCCCCGGCACCGCGGGTCCCGGCGTGCCGGGAGTGCCTGGCGGGCGCTGA
- a CDS encoding tetratricopeptide repeat protein, which yields MQPRNMSMSGVVDLAAVKAAGEAKVKAEQARAQRQDAGADATTASPLVIEVTEATFESDVLQRSAEVPVVISFWADQAEQSKQLNAVLERLAGEYRGRFVLATAEVYANQLLFQQFGVQGVPAVFAVLAGQAMPLFQGLAPEDQVTEVLDQLIAVAEERFGIVGDEVDPGTAVPADVQEPAPPRPATPQELALTAAHDALDAGDLSGAIRAYRNVLADEPANAEAKLGLAQAELLDRVQGVDPQAARSAAADAPADVQAQLTAADLDLVGGHVEDAFARLVDAVRRTFGDERDTVRVRLLELFEVIGPDDPRVISARTALARVLF from the coding sequence ATGCAGCCACGGAACATGTCCATGAGCGGCGTGGTCGACCTCGCCGCGGTGAAGGCGGCCGGTGAGGCCAAGGTGAAGGCCGAGCAGGCCAGGGCGCAGCGGCAGGACGCCGGCGCCGACGCCACCACCGCTTCCCCGCTCGTCATCGAGGTGACCGAGGCGACCTTCGAGAGCGATGTCCTGCAGCGCTCCGCCGAGGTCCCGGTCGTCATCAGCTTCTGGGCCGACCAGGCCGAGCAGAGCAAGCAGCTCAACGCGGTACTGGAACGGCTCGCCGGTGAGTACCGCGGCCGGTTCGTGCTCGCCACCGCCGAGGTGTACGCCAACCAGCTGCTCTTCCAGCAGTTCGGCGTGCAGGGCGTGCCCGCGGTCTTCGCGGTGCTCGCCGGGCAGGCGATGCCGCTCTTCCAGGGCCTGGCGCCGGAGGACCAGGTCACCGAGGTCCTCGACCAGCTGATCGCGGTCGCGGAGGAGCGCTTCGGCATCGTCGGCGACGAGGTCGACCCCGGTACCGCGGTTCCCGCGGATGTCCAGGAGCCCGCCCCGCCGCGCCCGGCCACCCCGCAGGAGCTGGCTCTGACCGCCGCGCACGACGCGCTGGACGCCGGCGACCTGAGCGGTGCCATCCGCGCGTACCGCAACGTGCTGGCCGACGAGCCGGCGAACGCCGAGGCCAAGCTGGGTCTCGCGCAGGCCGAACTGCTCGACCGGGTCCAGGGTGTCGACCCGCAGGCGGCCCGCAGCGCCGCGGCCGACGCGCCGGCCGACGTGCAGGCGCAACTGACCGCGGCCGACCTGGATCTGGTGGGCGGTCACGTGGAGGACGCGTTCGCCCGGCTGGTGGACGCCGTCCGCCGGACGTTCGGTGACGAGCGCGACACCGTACGGGTGCGGCTGCTCGAACTGTTCGAGGTCATCGGCCCCGACGACCCCCGGGTGATCAGCGCGCGCACGGCGCTGGCCAGGGTGCTGTTCTGA
- a CDS encoding MarR family winged helix-turn-helix transcriptional regulator, with product MSKPLSLPFDPIARADELWERRWGGVPSMGAITSIMRAQQILLGQVDAVVKPYGLTFARYEALVLLTFSKAGELPMSKIGERLMVHPTSVTNTVDRLVAAGLVDKRPNPNDGRGTLASITGKGREIVESATRDLMAMDFGLGVYDSEECGEIFALLRPLRIAAGDFDGE from the coding sequence GTGTCAAAGCCGCTGAGCCTGCCCTTCGACCCGATCGCCCGCGCCGACGAGCTGTGGGAGCGCCGCTGGGGCGGCGTGCCGTCGATGGGTGCGATCACGTCGATCATGCGCGCCCAGCAGATCCTGCTCGGCCAGGTGGACGCGGTGGTCAAGCCGTACGGGCTGACCTTCGCCCGCTACGAGGCGCTGGTGCTGCTCACCTTCTCCAAGGCCGGCGAGCTGCCGATGTCCAAGATCGGCGAACGCCTGATGGTGCACCCGACCTCGGTCACCAACACCGTCGACCGGCTGGTCGCGGCCGGCCTGGTCGACAAGCGCCCCAACCCCAACGACGGCCGCGGCACCCTGGCCTCGATCACCGGCAAGGGCCGCGAGATCGTCGAGTCCGCCACCCGGGACCTGATGGCGATGGACTTCGGCCTGGGCGTCTACGACTCCGAGGAGTGCGGCGAGATCTTCGCGCTGCTGCGCCCGCTGCGGATAGCGGCAGGGGATTTCGACGGGGAGTAG
- a CDS encoding DUF3817 domain-containing protein — protein MDLKTAGALRRLRLISAVEAVSFLLLLVCSVLKRTTDFDAVPVMGMVHGVLFIGYVVLWALAWNQTRWGVLRAAWLLVLSVLPTGGFFAERTLARECEDVVVAARAEAQQAVGA, from the coding sequence GTGGATCTGAAGACCGCCGGCGCTCTGCGCAGGCTGCGCCTGATCTCTGCCGTGGAGGCGGTCTCGTTCCTGCTTCTGCTGGTCTGCTCGGTGCTCAAGCGCACCACCGACTTCGACGCGGTGCCGGTGATGGGCATGGTGCACGGCGTGCTGTTCATCGGCTACGTCGTCCTGTGGGCGCTGGCCTGGAACCAGACCCGCTGGGGCGTGCTGCGGGCGGCGTGGCTGCTCGTGCTGTCGGTGCTGCCCACCGGCGGCTTCTTCGCCGAGCGCACGCTGGCCCGCGAGTGCGAGGACGTGGTCGTCGCCGCCCGCGCGGAGGCCCAGCAGGCGGTCGGCGCATGA
- a CDS encoding DUF6114 domain-containing protein has translation MSAESTGLSAHLSRGRIAFRHWRWQRPFWAGLLTILAGFPIGYLPYNNVTFGQLTIRMATTAGAGALIIGVLLVVLGLTMWFQSAVRVFAGVATILLGLVSLPVANFGGLVIGFVLALFGGALSVSWAPGTPVSDEPGEKAELPDGDPHPESDAADPDAPAPTVPAPALPADPFTQPEPVHAGARADEETTEENGRHRAG, from the coding sequence ATGAGCGCCGAGTCGACAGGGCTGAGTGCCCACCTGAGCCGCGGCCGTATCGCGTTCCGGCACTGGCGGTGGCAGCGTCCGTTCTGGGCGGGGCTGCTGACCATCCTGGCCGGCTTCCCGATCGGGTACCTGCCGTACAACAACGTGACGTTCGGTCAGCTGACCATCCGGATGGCCACCACCGCGGGAGCCGGCGCTCTGATCATCGGCGTGCTGCTGGTCGTGCTGGGACTGACCATGTGGTTCCAGTCCGCGGTACGCGTCTTCGCCGGTGTCGCCACCATCCTGCTCGGCCTGGTGTCGCTCCCGGTGGCCAACTTCGGCGGCCTCGTCATCGGCTTCGTGCTGGCCCTGTTCGGCGGGGCGCTGAGTGTCTCCTGGGCGCCCGGCACCCCGGTGTCCGACGAACCGGGTGAGAAGGCGGAGCTGCCCGACGGCGACCCGCACCCCGAGAGCGACGCGGCGGACCCCGACGCACCCGCCCCCACCGTGCCCGCGCCCGCGCTGCCCGCGGACCCGTTCACGCAGCCCGAGCCGGTGCACGCCGGTGCGCGGGCCGACGAAGAGACCACCGAGGAGAACGGGAGGCACCGTGCTGGGTGA
- a CDS encoding hydrogenase expression protein HypF: MLGDEAQPAGSDVESRATGPRHAAPRKSLLTKLHMPAGKAVALAAMPTAVLMGMGFTPHLAQADELPKSPFKPGPCVTQSDTPPPSSTDKAKTGEPGRTAARPKPDPTTSPSASSKSTSSSAAHKPAASSPPADTGKPAVKAQPESQPRTQPSADPSPAPSSTRATNPLDPLGLGDVLGGLLGVGGSSGSSTPAPTPTTKAPTPDPTTSTPKPADPVKSTADSAGKTVKDTAKGVTDTAKNVVKKTTKKAADGVHKTVKTAKDTATEPASGEQGYPCPTTDAKALADAETEQGIPLLPDEPWTLKSSLLTLYGLEYDGIVQVKTHNGHVKDVLKFKATGVDIGDLHQIVDGPGGSKTHVTARSGSTSTIRNGTVTMYTESLSGNLLGAVPITFTPKFPPPITVPVLFFTDVTVIQAGQFGGDLTVPGMKVLPGQSS; the protein is encoded by the coding sequence GTGCTGGGTGACGAGGCTCAGCCGGCCGGGAGCGACGTGGAGAGCAGGGCGACCGGGCCGCGGCACGCGGCCCCGCGCAAGTCCCTGCTGACCAAGCTGCACATGCCCGCGGGCAAGGCGGTGGCGCTGGCCGCCATGCCGACCGCGGTGCTGATGGGCATGGGCTTCACCCCGCACCTGGCGCAGGCGGACGAGCTGCCCAAGAGCCCGTTCAAACCGGGTCCTTGCGTGACGCAGTCGGACACTCCACCGCCCTCCTCGACGGACAAGGCCAAGACCGGTGAGCCGGGCAGGACGGCGGCCAGGCCGAAGCCCGATCCGACGACCAGCCCCAGCGCGTCGTCGAAGTCCACCAGCTCTTCGGCCGCGCACAAGCCGGCGGCGTCGTCCCCCCCGGCCGACACCGGCAAGCCGGCCGTCAAGGCGCAGCCCGAGTCCCAGCCCCGGACGCAGCCGAGTGCCGACCCGAGCCCGGCGCCGAGCTCCACCAGGGCCACCAACCCGCTGGACCCGCTGGGCCTCGGCGACGTACTCGGCGGCCTGCTGGGCGTGGGCGGCTCGTCCGGCTCCTCGACGCCCGCCCCGACGCCGACCACCAAGGCGCCCACGCCCGACCCGACCACCAGCACCCCGAAGCCCGCCGACCCGGTGAAGTCCACGGCGGACAGCGCGGGCAAGACGGTCAAGGACACCGCCAAGGGCGTCACGGACACGGCGAAGAACGTCGTCAAGAAGACGACCAAGAAGGCCGCGGACGGCGTCCACAAGACCGTGAAGACGGCCAAGGACACCGCCACCGAGCCCGCGTCCGGCGAGCAGGGCTACCCCTGCCCGACCACCGACGCGAAGGCGCTGGCCGACGCCGAGACGGAGCAGGGCATACCGCTGCTGCCGGACGAGCCGTGGACGCTCAAGAGCTCGCTGCTCACCCTCTACGGCCTTGAATACGACGGCATCGTGCAGGTCAAGACGCACAACGGCCACGTCAAGGACGTCCTGAAGTTCAAGGCCACCGGCGTGGACATCGGCGACCTGCACCAGATCGTGGACGGCCCGGGCGGCTCCAAGACCCACGTGACGGCCCGTTCCGGCTCCACGTCCACGATCCGCAACGGCACGGTGACGATGTACACCGAGTCGCTGAGCGGCAATCTGCTGGGCGCGGTGCCGATCACCTTCACGCCGAAGTTCCCGCCGCCGATCACCGTCCCGGTGCTCTTCTTCACCGACGTCACGGTCATCCAGGCCG
- a CDS encoding MarR family winged helix-turn-helix transcriptional regulator, whose amino-acid sequence MTTETADSAATWLTEDEQRAWRIHLDVSRLLMYQLERDLQPFGLTNNDYEILVNLSEADERRMRMSDLARATLQSKSRLSHQITRMEAAGFVRRENCESDRRGLYAVLTEQGWETMRQVAPRHVASVREHFIDLIPGDALASYHQALTPVAAHLREARSR is encoded by the coding sequence ATGACAACCGAGACCGCGGACAGCGCCGCCACCTGGCTCACCGAGGACGAGCAGCGCGCCTGGCGCATCCACCTCGATGTCAGCCGGCTGCTGATGTACCAGCTGGAGCGCGACCTTCAGCCTTTCGGGCTGACCAACAACGACTACGAGATCCTCGTCAACCTCTCGGAGGCCGACGAGCGGCGGATGCGGATGAGCGACCTGGCGCGGGCGACGCTGCAGTCCAAGAGCCGGCTCTCGCACCAGATCACCCGCATGGAGGCCGCCGGATTCGTCCGGCGGGAGAACTGCGAGTCCGACCGGCGCGGGCTGTACGCGGTGCTCACCGAGCAGGGCTGGGAGACGATGCGGCAGGTCGCGCCGCGCCATGTCGCCTCGGTGCGCGAGCACTTCATCGACCTGATCCCGGGCGACGCGCTGGCCTCCTACCACCAGGCACTCACGCCGGTGGCCGCGCACCTGCGTGAGGCCCGCTCCCGCTGA
- a CDS encoding DUF6230 family protein, translating to MESHLRGGTRWRRFAVVMVPSVAATAAIGVALAQGALAASFSVSGQQFKVTAKTLDGHGFEQYGALDVPSGKGPVPVAVSAFTDATITGLCQSVVIPTPIGDVTLKLKAGNDKNHKVKATNLYIDLDQLDANATFYGINIGVAAGSSTKGPGIDNKKTTDPGSFAQEADRAYLTDVRQTAWGTSAGTFKLSGLSLRLHMGSGKDVECY from the coding sequence ATGGAATCGCATCTTCGTGGCGGTACCAGATGGCGGCGGTTCGCCGTCGTCATGGTGCCGAGCGTTGCTGCCACCGCCGCGATAGGCGTGGCGCTGGCTCAGGGCGCGCTTGCCGCGTCGTTCAGCGTGTCGGGCCAGCAGTTCAAGGTCACCGCGAAAACCCTCGATGGTCACGGGTTCGAGCAGTACGGCGCGCTGGACGTGCCCAGTGGCAAGGGTCCGGTGCCCGTCGCGGTGTCGGCGTTCACCGACGCCACCATCACGGGCCTGTGCCAGTCGGTGGTGATCCCGACGCCGATCGGCGACGTGACGCTCAAGCTGAAGGCCGGCAACGACAAGAACCACAAGGTCAAGGCGACCAATCTTTACATCGACCTCGACCAGCTCGACGCCAACGCGACGTTCTACGGCATCAACATCGGCGTCGCCGCCGGTTCCTCGACCAAGGGACCGGGGATCGACAACAAGAAGACCACGGACCCGGGTTCGTTCGCCCAGGAAGCCGACCGCGCGTACCTGACCGACGTGCGCCAGACCGCATGGGGCACCAGTGCGGGCACCTTCAAGCTCTCTGGCCTGAGCCTGCGCCTGCACATGGGCTCCGGCAAGGATGTCGAGTGCTACTAG
- a CDS encoding AIM24 family protein, whose protein sequence is MAFTRVNSKLVEARIVPGLRMFSQRGAMLAYRGEVTFTPSIVGGQGGVMSMIGRRVANEATPLMTVEGDGLVMFGHGGHHIHTVDLTGETLYVEADRLLAFDGSLAQGTMFMGSQGGVMGVIRGQVTGQGLFTTTLQGKGSVAVMAHGGVFELPVSPGRPVHVDPQAYVAHRGELRNKLATAVGWREMVGRGSGEAFQLELSGQGTVYVQASEEKL, encoded by the coding sequence ATGGCCTTCACCCGTGTCAACTCCAAGCTGGTGGAGGCCCGGATCGTGCCCGGCCTGCGGATGTTCAGCCAGCGCGGCGCGATGCTCGCCTACCGCGGCGAGGTCACCTTCACCCCCAGCATCGTCGGCGGCCAGGGCGGGGTGATGTCGATGATCGGCCGCCGGGTGGCCAACGAGGCGACCCCGCTGATGACCGTGGAGGGCGACGGCCTGGTGATGTTCGGCCACGGCGGCCACCACATCCACACCGTCGACCTGACCGGCGAGACCCTCTACGTGGAGGCCGACCGGCTGCTCGCCTTCGACGGGTCGCTGGCCCAGGGCACCATGTTCATGGGCTCCCAGGGCGGGGTGATGGGCGTGATCCGCGGCCAGGTCACCGGCCAGGGCCTGTTCACCACCACCTTGCAGGGCAAGGGCTCGGTCGCGGTGATGGCCCACGGCGGCGTCTTCGAGCTCCCCGTCTCCCCGGGCCGGCCCGTGCACGTCGACCCGCAGGCCTACGTCGCCCACCGCGGCGAGCTGCGCAACAAGCTCGCCACCGCCGTCGGCTGGCGCGAGATGGTCGGCCGCGGCTCCGGTGAGGCCTTCCAGCTCGAACTCAGCGGCCAGGGCACGGTCTACGTACAGGCCTCGGAGGAGAAGCTGTGA
- a CDS encoding TetR/AcrR family transcriptional regulator, whose product MCPVPITKRTGRPRSAEADRAILAATRTALAEQGWGRLTLGDVAARAGVAKTTLYRRWAGKNELVVDAVAALFEEQLELPDLGSLQADIQGVVLRFAELLNRPETRTALMAVIAEAAHDDALRLRIREAIVDRQRHLVVLGRERAQQRGEIPAEDSAGGPARDNLIFDVVAGAVVHRVMVSSEPVDEEWAGRLAVLLVVGLAGLHTAQDR is encoded by the coding sequence ATGTGCCCCGTCCCGATCACCAAACGCACCGGACGCCCGCGAAGTGCCGAGGCGGACCGGGCGATCCTGGCGGCCACCAGGACCGCGCTGGCTGAGCAGGGCTGGGGCAGGCTCACCCTGGGCGATGTCGCGGCCCGCGCGGGAGTGGCCAAGACCACCCTCTACCGGCGCTGGGCGGGCAAGAACGAGCTGGTGGTCGACGCGGTGGCCGCGCTGTTCGAGGAGCAGCTCGAACTGCCCGACCTCGGCAGCCTGCAGGCCGACATCCAGGGCGTGGTGCTGCGCTTCGCGGAACTGCTCAACCGCCCGGAGACCAGGACCGCGCTGATGGCGGTGATCGCCGAGGCCGCGCACGACGACGCGCTGCGGCTGCGGATCCGCGAGGCGATCGTGGACCGGCAGAGGCATCTGGTGGTGCTCGGCAGGGAGCGGGCGCAGCAGCGCGGCGAGATCCCGGCGGAGGACAGCGCCGGGGGGCCGGCGCGGGACAACCTGATCTTCGACGTGGTCGCCGGCGCGGTGGTGCACCGGGTGATGGTCAGCTCGGAGCCGGTCGACGAGGAGTGGGCGGGCCGGCTCGCCGTGCTCCTCGTCGTCGGTCTCGCCGGCCTGCACACCGCTCAGGACCGGTGA
- a CDS encoding DUF3817 domain-containing protein encodes MKRSVLTRYRVMAYVTAVLLVVLTLGVIGKYLLDIGGADDLVLYVGTAHGWLYPVYLICAFEVCYKAKWPLGRIVWVLLAGTIPTAAFFVERRVTRELTPRIVEPETAEPVKV; translated from the coding sequence ATGAAACGAAGCGTGCTGACCCGCTACCGCGTGATGGCCTACGTGACGGCCGTCCTGCTGGTCGTGCTCACCCTCGGGGTCATCGGCAAGTACCTGCTGGACATCGGCGGGGCCGACGACCTCGTCCTCTACGTCGGCACCGCCCACGGCTGGCTGTACCCGGTGTATCTGATCTGCGCCTTCGAGGTGTGCTACAAGGCGAAGTGGCCGCTGGGCCGCATCGTGTGGGTGCTGCTCGCGGGCACCATCCCGACCGCCGCCTTCTTCGTGGAGCGCCGGGTCACCCGGGAGCTCACGCCCAGGATCGTCGAGCCGGAGACGGCCGAGCCGGTCAAGGTCTGA
- a CDS encoding acyl-CoA mutase large subunit family protein: MDASGIETGRQRWQARYDAARRREADFSTLSGDPVEPVYGPPPGTDVPGFERIGWPGEYPFTRGLHATGYRGRTWTIRQFAGFGNAEQTNERYRTILANGGGGLSVAFDMPTLMGRDSDDPRSLGEVGHCGVAIDSAADMEVLFRDIPLGDVTTSMTISGPAVPVFCMYLVAAERQGIDPAVLNGTLQTDIFKEYIAQKEWLFEPGPHLRLIGDLMEHCARSIPAYKPLSVSGYHIREAGATAAQELAYTLADGFGYVELGLSRGLDVNAFAPGLSFFFDAHLDFFEEIAKFRAARRIWARWMRDVYGATSDKAQWLRFHTQTAGVSLTAQQPYNNVVRTAVEALSAVLGGTNSLHTNALDETLALPSEQAAEIALRTQQVLMEETGVANVADPLGGSWYVEALTDRIERDAEQIFDRIRELGDRAVPSGRHPVGPITSGILRGIEDGYFTGEIAESAFQYQRSLEKGDKRVVGVNCHLGSVTGDLEILRVGHEVERDQVQVLAARRAARDEAAVRAGLDAMLAAARSGGNMIAPMLDAVRAEATLGEICDALREEWGTYTEPARF; the protein is encoded by the coding sequence ATGGACGCTTCCGGGATCGAGACAGGCCGCCAGCGCTGGCAGGCACGGTACGACGCAGCCCGCCGGCGGGAGGCCGACTTCAGCACGCTGTCCGGGGACCCGGTCGAGCCGGTGTACGGACCACCGCCGGGCACCGACGTGCCCGGCTTCGAGCGGATCGGCTGGCCGGGGGAGTACCCCTTCACCCGCGGGCTGCACGCGACGGGCTACCGCGGCAGGACGTGGACGATCCGGCAGTTCGCCGGGTTCGGCAACGCCGAGCAGACCAACGAGCGCTACCGCACCATCCTGGCCAACGGCGGCGGCGGGCTGTCCGTGGCCTTCGACATGCCCACCTTGATGGGCCGCGACTCCGACGACCCGCGCTCGCTCGGCGAGGTCGGCCACTGCGGGGTCGCCATCGACTCGGCCGCCGACATGGAGGTGCTCTTCCGGGACATCCCGCTGGGCGACGTCACCACCTCCATGACCATCTCGGGACCCGCCGTCCCGGTCTTCTGCATGTATCTGGTCGCCGCCGAGCGGCAGGGCATCGACCCCGCGGTGCTCAACGGCACCCTGCAGACCGACATCTTCAAGGAGTACATCGCCCAGAAGGAGTGGCTCTTCGAGCCCGGCCCGCACCTGCGGCTGATCGGCGACCTGATGGAGCACTGCGCCAGGTCCATCCCGGCGTACAAACCGCTGTCGGTCTCCGGCTACCACATCCGCGAGGCGGGCGCGACGGCAGCGCAGGAGCTGGCCTACACCCTCGCCGACGGCTTCGGCTACGTGGAGCTGGGGCTGAGCCGCGGCCTGGACGTGAACGCCTTCGCGCCCGGCCTGTCCTTCTTCTTCGACGCGCACCTGGACTTCTTCGAGGAGATCGCCAAATTCCGCGCCGCCCGCCGGATCTGGGCGCGGTGGATGCGGGACGTCTACGGCGCCACCTCGGACAAGGCGCAGTGGCTGCGCTTCCACACCCAGACCGCCGGGGTCTCGCTGACCGCCCAGCAGCCGTACAACAACGTGGTGCGCACCGCGGTGGAGGCGCTGTCCGCGGTGCTCGGCGGGACGAACTCGCTGCACACCAACGCGCTGGACGAGACCCTGGCGCTGCCCAGCGAGCAGGCCGCCGAGATCGCGCTGCGCACCCAGCAGGTGCTGATGGAGGAGACCGGCGTGGCCAACGTCGCCGACCCGCTCGGCGGCTCCTGGTACGTCGAGGCGCTGACCGACCGGATCGAGCGGGACGCGGAGCAGATCTTCGACCGGATCAGGGAGCTGGGGGACCGCGCCGTCCCCAGCGGCCGGCACCCGGTCGGCCCGATCACCTCCGGCATCCTGCGCGGCATCGAGGACGGCTACTTCACCGGGGAGATCGCCGAGTCCGCCTTCCAGTACCAGCGCTCGCTGGAGAAGGGCGACAAGCGGGTCGTCGGCGTCAACTGCCACCTCGGTTCCGTCACCGGCGACCTGGAGATCCTGCGGGTCGGCCACGAGGTCGAGCGCGACCAGGTGCAGGTGCTGGCCGCCCGCCGCGCGGCCAGGGACGAGGCGGCGGTACGCGCCGGGCTGGACGCGATGCTGGCCGCCGCCCGCTCCGGCGGCAACATGATCGCGCCGATGCTGGACGCGGTACGGGCCGAGGCCACCCTCGGTGAGATCTGCGACGCGCTGCGCGAGGAATGGGGCACGTATACCGAACCCGCCCGCTTCTGA
- a CDS encoding DUF2127 domain-containing protein, which yields MSIDWDRRHCSRKGHITYAPDELRLRSRLHASTAVGEVWRCLRCGDFVLGEPHGTGPADQAPLVPRGRALRDLFILRFLAIERVLRGLLIVIAAWAVWKFSNSQDAVHKLFEDDLTAFNPVADHFHYDLDHSPVVDTIRKTFDYKKSTLQVVASALLGYALIEIVEGFGLWWAKRWAEYLTVVATAAFLPLEVYELTEKISYFKIGTLALNVLAVLYILLGKRLFGLRGGHRAFEAERRSASLLEVRDAAGESGEPPEPLPVRPRTTADSG from the coding sequence ATGAGCATCGACTGGGATCGCAGACACTGCTCCCGCAAGGGTCACATCACCTACGCACCCGACGAGCTGCGGCTGCGCAGCCGGCTGCACGCCAGCACCGCCGTCGGCGAGGTGTGGCGCTGCCTGCGCTGCGGCGACTTCGTGCTGGGCGAGCCGCACGGCACCGGTCCCGCCGACCAGGCGCCGCTGGTGCCGCGCGGCCGGGCGCTGCGCGACCTGTTCATCCTGCGCTTCCTGGCCATCGAGCGGGTGCTGCGCGGCCTGCTGATCGTGATCGCCGCCTGGGCGGTGTGGAAGTTCAGCAACTCCCAGGACGCGGTGCACAAGCTGTTCGAGGACGACCTCACCGCCTTCAACCCGGTCGCCGACCACTTCCACTACGATCTGGACCACTCACCGGTCGTGGACACCATCCGCAAGACCTTCGACTACAAGAAGTCCACGCTGCAGGTGGTCGCCTCCGCGCTGCTCGGCTACGCGCTGATCGAGATCGTCGAGGGCTTCGGGCTGTGGTGGGCCAAGCGCTGGGCCGAGTACCTGACGGTCGTCGCCACCGCCGCCTTCCTGCCGCTCGAGGTCTACGAGCTCACCGAGAAGATCAGCTACTTCAAGATCGGCACGCTCGCGCTCAACGTGCTCGCCGTCCTCTACATCCTGCTCGGCAAGCGGCTGTTCGGCCTGCGCGGCGGCCACCGGGCCTTCGAGGCGGAGCGCCGCAGCGCCTCGCTGCTCGAAGTGCGGGACGCCGCCGGCGAGAGCGGCGAACCGCCCGAGCCGCTGCCGGTACGCCCGCGCACGACCGCCGACAGCGGCTGA